From a single Scylla paramamosain isolate STU-SP2022 chromosome 28, ASM3559412v1, whole genome shotgun sequence genomic region:
- the LOC135115089 gene encoding uncharacterized protein LOC135115089, with protein sequence MSKSYCRSPQRDAAIQHTIAHTITPQAPLTLLQLIRTAVLRELGAIKNRTHEVVLRGADDGAVLHVPHQVTIKPALLCNKYFRVMMHSWVDVEMRYSRNLSTNNINITIIISTTTTTTSPPQKYPSKPLNPRLLQEPSPPSLCCVGSSPRASSVWPLASVQHMEVNYSFGDDTVTMDVTVDANNNMIHYYIPEDDFFEEVETIDDFYAGYAAVKVKTDEACYVQPLDTTLEEKVALIQSNPEQIIEGSVNSTSVLLSDDELEDLGDRVVDFCDGYPIYEVFFESTRDDSSEEDSSEESQDSSDESQDSSEESQDSSDESQDSSDESQDSSEEEAENDSEEVFTRSPGYRQVSVTFRKCVILFFIQSCCETTLTIPTGSSITFLWLFG encoded by the exons ATGTCTAAGTCTTACTGCAG ATCCCCACAACGAGATGCAGCAATCCAGCACACCATCGcccacaccatcacaccacagGCACCACTCACACTTCTACAGCTGATCAGAACAGCAGTACTTCGGGAGCTCGGCGCTATAAAGAACAGAACCC ACGAGGTGGTCCTCAGAGGTGCAGACGATGGTGCAGTGCTGCATGTACCACACCAGGTCACCATTAAACCCGCGTTACTTT GCAATAAGTACTTCAGGGTTATGATGCATTCATGGGTGGACGTAGAGATGAGATATAGTAGAA ATCTAAGCACCAATAACATCAATATAACCATCATcataagcaccaccaccaccaccaccagtccaccACAGAAGTATCCCTCTAAACCACTTAATCCACGTCTCCTACAggaaccatcaccaccatcactatgcTGCGTTGGTTCCTCTCCACGTGCCTCCTCGGTGTGGCCCCTCGCCTCCGTACAG CACATGGAGGTCAACTATTCATTCGGGGACGACACAGTCACCATGGATGTAACAGTTGACGCCAACAACAACATGATCCATTATTACATCCCTGAAGATGACTTTTTCGAGGAGGTGGAGACGATCGATGACTTTTATGCG GGCTACGCAGCCGTCAAGGTGAAGACTGATGAAGCTTGTTACGTGCAGCCACTCGACACCACACTGGAGGAGAAAGTGGCCTTGATTCAGAGCAATCCCGAACAGATCATTGAAGGGTCTGTCAACAGCACGTCAGTACTCCTCAGTGACGACGAACTGGAGGACCTCGGGGACCGCGTGGTCGACTTTTGCGACGGCTACCCCATCTACGAAGTGTTCTTCGAGTCAACCCGGGACGATTCTAGCGAGGAAGACTCTAGCGAAGAATCTCAAGATTCCAGCGACGAATCTCAAGATTCTAGCGAAGAATCCCAGGATTCCAGCGACGAATCCCAGGATTCCAGCGACGAATCTCAGGATTCCAgcgaggaagaagcagaaaatgaCTCAGAGGAGGTTTTCACTAGGTCACCAGGTTACCGTCAAGTATCCGTAACATTTAGAAAATGTgtgattcttttctttattcaaagCTGCTGTGAGACAACCCTCACCATTCCCACCGGCTCTTCTATTACTTTCCTTTGGCTCTTCGGTTAA